The Nitrospirales bacterium genome includes a window with the following:
- a CDS encoding class I SAM-dependent methyltransferase: MNNIWTMIRLQYMFFLIRREKPSACKSLKVATWLPSLLPVILLWILVGLFSGYAWAENDAGHFHGYTDTDKGVRNKLVEMTYPKNGSIVGDDVTLLGTYAESLGDDIWVMIWPEKTKGVGWPQYGDSHVAAPANKDRGHWSVNAHFGDPPQRYEIVIYTATKVASLFLQQQYQHTTSQGQIYQGISQTNLPEGLVERQRISVSKDSKHQPLQLIPLVKRIQDDLAQEESKTGFSYYKDKYSKNEVYFWSEIAGWMAVDVIDRIYTKNKPVKRILDLGCGFGTLLAYATTIYGAEGICFDIHDYFGAYGINSFNEKYHLTHVQGDIERGRLPDDKQFSVIIMTEVMEHLNFQPVPTLKKIYDALEPGGSFFLSTPDADIGWGRNYKYYQQLSDLPRLNEKAEWTDDHIWHYNTEELKAVVQEAGFTIKRFSHSHNPAKEGFGNFNVWLTK; this comes from the coding sequence ATGAACAATATATGGACGATGATCAGACTTCAGTATATGTTCTTCCTTATCAGGAGGGAAAAACCTTCTGCCTGCAAATCTCTCAAGGTGGCCACATGGCTTCCAAGCCTCCTCCCTGTGATTCTGTTATGGATACTTGTCGGTCTTTTCTCTGGGTATGCCTGGGCAGAGAACGATGCGGGACATTTTCATGGCTATACGGACACAGACAAAGGGGTCAGGAACAAACTTGTCGAGATGACGTATCCAAAAAATGGTTCCATCGTCGGCGATGACGTGACCCTCCTGGGAACTTACGCTGAATCTCTGGGGGACGATATTTGGGTCATGATTTGGCCAGAAAAGACCAAAGGCGTAGGCTGGCCACAGTATGGAGATTCTCACGTTGCCGCTCCTGCGAACAAAGACCGGGGGCATTGGTCGGTCAACGCTCATTTCGGTGATCCTCCTCAACGTTACGAGATCGTGATTTATACGGCGACAAAGGTGGCGTCGTTGTTCCTTCAACAACAATATCAACACACAACTAGTCAGGGACAAATTTATCAAGGGATTTCACAGACCAACCTTCCTGAAGGCCTGGTTGAGCGACAGAGAATTAGTGTCTCAAAAGATTCAAAACACCAGCCACTCCAGCTTATTCCCTTAGTCAAGAGGATTCAGGATGATCTTGCGCAAGAAGAGTCGAAAACTGGATTTTCATATTATAAGGATAAATACAGCAAGAATGAGGTCTATTTTTGGTCTGAAATAGCCGGCTGGATGGCTGTTGATGTCATTGATCGGATTTATACCAAAAATAAGCCGGTGAAACGCATACTTGACCTGGGTTGTGGGTTTGGGACATTACTGGCGTATGCCACGACCATCTACGGGGCGGAAGGAATTTGTTTTGATATACATGATTATTTTGGCGCGTATGGCATCAATAGCTTTAACGAGAAATATCACCTCACGCATGTTCAAGGCGATATCGAACGGGGGCGGTTACCGGACGACAAACAATTCAGCGTCATCATCATGACCGAAGTCATGGAGCATCTCAATTTTCAGCCTGTCCCAACGTTAAAGAAAATTTATGACGCGCTCGAGCCAGGTGGGTCTTTCTTTCTCTCGACGCCTGATGCCGATATTGGCTGGGGACGTAATTATAAATATTATCAACAACTATCGGATTTGCCACGACTGAACGAAAAGGCTGAGTGGACTGACGATCACATCTGGCATTATAACACTGAGGAGTTAAAGGCTGTGGTTCAAGAAGCAGGATTTACGATTAAACGATTTAGCCATTCCCATAATCCTGCCAAAGAGGGGTTTGGAAATTTTAATGTGTGGTTAACTAAATAG
- a CDS encoding glycosyltransferase — protein sequence MVWSASLIFILQLTCLVAFFAFAFYNYLYAFASLRKPSIPRTRHSGKEVAVVIVSYNEKYVLERTIRGCERLTYPNRFTVLADDSTDPEIIHQIRQFAIARGCTQLVDHPFVQEVQSENGEVKEVPIEIWESDEFVLFHRPCKQGFKAGSLRKLQAYLKQRGTEYMYLLDADWKPQPDALERTLEVLEAQENVAFVQTKRVAFPYGMNVFQKYVALSEEGCYYVDFEGRQVLNHPTLFSGCCTMLRLSAIERVGGFTPGHLTEDIDLTNRLWLAGWKGTYLGSVVNHGEVPFSHDHFRRQQERWCAGTARVLREYFWKIVTSSNLSVAEKCSAIRQNAYYATPLLTGAVIVLGIMTVWWLATGWNSYEVEYYLYLLSFVEIPFVIAIGICLASNLIQPFVMVVFKRHSYRDLFHFPMVLWYGWSVMLTYIAANMKGLFGARLDWFRTPKFLRYQVGPLTSASATVRVVNFSVCVLFIAFYFTEGWVFGWFDTWGLLLVPAFLIASLK from the coding sequence ATGGTTTGGTCAGCCTCTCTGATATTCATCCTTCAACTCACGTGCCTTGTGGCGTTTTTTGCCTTTGCGTTTTATAACTATCTCTATGCCTTCGCGAGCCTCCGCAAGCCTTCGATTCCTCGGACGCGACATAGTGGGAAAGAAGTCGCTGTCGTGATCGTCTCCTATAATGAAAAGTATGTGTTGGAACGGACCATTCGGGGGTGCGAGCGTTTAACGTATCCTAATCGGTTTACGGTGTTAGCGGACGATTCAACGGATCCTGAAATCATTCACCAAATTCGTCAATTTGCCATCGCCCGTGGATGTACGCAGCTCGTTGATCATCCGTTTGTCCAGGAGGTTCAATCGGAAAACGGAGAAGTGAAGGAGGTTCCGATTGAAATATGGGAATCCGATGAATTCGTGCTTTTTCACCGTCCTTGCAAACAGGGGTTCAAAGCCGGAAGTTTACGAAAACTTCAGGCCTACCTGAAACAGCGTGGGACCGAGTACATGTATCTGCTCGATGCAGACTGGAAACCACAGCCAGACGCATTAGAACGAACCCTTGAAGTGTTGGAGGCCCAAGAGAATGTGGCGTTTGTTCAAACAAAACGAGTGGCTTTTCCCTATGGCATGAATGTCTTTCAAAAATATGTCGCCTTGTCTGAAGAGGGATGTTATTACGTGGATTTTGAAGGACGTCAGGTTCTCAACCATCCAACACTTTTCTCTGGCTGTTGTACCATGCTTCGTTTGTCGGCCATCGAACGAGTGGGTGGGTTTACGCCTGGTCATTTGACGGAAGACATTGATCTCACCAACCGACTTTGGCTTGCAGGGTGGAAGGGCACCTATTTAGGTAGCGTGGTGAATCATGGAGAAGTCCCGTTTTCCCATGACCATTTTCGCCGACAACAAGAACGCTGGTGTGCCGGCACGGCACGAGTTCTGCGGGAGTATTTCTGGAAGATCGTCACCTCCTCAAACTTGAGTGTTGCGGAGAAGTGCTCCGCGATTCGACAAAACGCCTACTATGCGACCCCCCTGCTTACGGGCGCGGTCATCGTGTTGGGTATCATGACGGTCTGGTGGCTGGCAACCGGATGGAATTCATATGAGGTCGAATATTACCTCTACCTCTTGAGTTTTGTGGAGATTCCATTCGTAATTGCGATTGGCATTTGCTTGGCGTCAAACCTGATTCAGCCATTCGTGATGGTGGTCTTCAAACGTCATTCCTACAGAGATTTGTTCCATTTTCCGATGGTTCTATGGTATGGCTGGAGCGTGATGCTGACGTACATCGCCGCGAACATGAAAGGTTTGTTCGGGGCTAGGCTTGACTGGTTTCGGACGCCCAAATTTCTGCGTTATCAGGTGGGTCCATTGACCAGTGCCTCAGCCACTGTCCGGGTCGTGAACTTTTCAGTTTGTGTTCTGTTTATTGCGTTTTATTTTACAGAAGGATGGGTTTTTGGATGGTTTGATACCTGGGGACTTCTGTTGGTTCCTGCCTTTCTCATCGCTTCGTTGAAATAG